A DNA window from Paenibacillus andongensis contains the following coding sequences:
- a CDS encoding LysR family transcriptional regulator, producing the protein MELKQLQYFMAICDELHFTRAAEKMGVSAPNISQQIRRLEEELGVLLFDRVGKTIVLTEAGAILQEHGAAVFGHLRQASDAITDLKQMQGGSLSIGVLPGDADLMFNALLLNFHQSYPTISLSLLETTKITEQVLDRSIDVGVTIGPVIDERLTSIPLFHEEFSLAVSTTDPLATESFIPLNRLHALKMVMFPPDHQCRKLIDRFCMDKGFILQPHMVTTTLSSLLQMVLSGVGVCVLPRLLLENLHNKDIKILPLRNPTPSQDICLIYRSDRYVGYAMRTFIKTLRTYIETVINHAKSS; encoded by the coding sequence ATGGAGTTAAAACAACTTCAGTATTTTATGGCGATTTGTGATGAGCTCCACTTTACGAGAGCAGCCGAGAAGATGGGAGTCAGTGCGCCTAACATCAGCCAGCAGATAAGGAGATTGGAAGAAGAATTAGGGGTTTTACTGTTCGATCGTGTGGGAAAAACAATCGTCCTCACAGAAGCCGGAGCGATCCTTCAAGAACATGGTGCTGCCGTGTTCGGGCATCTTCGGCAAGCAAGCGATGCCATTACTGACCTGAAGCAAATGCAAGGTGGATCGCTATCCATCGGAGTCTTGCCCGGTGACGCGGATCTCATGTTTAATGCGCTGCTGCTGAACTTCCATCAGAGCTATCCTACTATCTCGCTGTCCCTTCTTGAAACCACGAAAATAACAGAACAAGTACTGGACCGAAGCATCGATGTTGGCGTAACCATCGGACCTGTTATCGATGAACGCCTCACGTCAATTCCTTTGTTTCACGAGGAGTTCTCTTTGGCGGTTAGCACGACTGATCCCCTTGCCACGGAGAGCTTCATCCCCTTGAACAGGCTGCATGCCTTAAAGATGGTCATGTTCCCACCTGATCATCAATGTCGTAAGCTGATCGACCGTTTCTGCATGGATAAGGGATTTATTCTGCAGCCGCATATGGTGACAACAACGTTATCCTCCCTCCTTCAAATGGTGCTGAGCGGAGTTGGCGTCTGTGTTCTGCCGCGATTACTACTGGAAAATCTACACAATAAAGACATTAAAATTCTTCCGCTGAGAAATCCTACGCCTTCTCAGGACATTTGTCTGATCTACCGCAGCGACAGGTATGTCGGGTACGCCATGCGCACATTCATCAAAACTCTGAGGACCTATATCGAGACCGTTATCAATCATGCGAAGTCTTCGTAG
- a CDS encoding cupin domain-containing protein, with protein MTKSLSPLVAALDLKPHPEGGWYKELWKASFEIPKEVLNEAYSGSRYAATSIYFVLHPEEFSEWHTVLSDELWLWHSGSPLLLTLGGTKEQPESTKEIILGPDVINGQFPQALVPANVWQTAKPLGTEPVFVSCVVAPGFHYDDFKLINK; from the coding sequence ATTACAAAATCCTTATCACCATTAGTTGCAGCACTAGATTTAAAGCCTCATCCAGAAGGCGGATGGTACAAAGAGCTTTGGAAAGCATCCTTCGAAATTCCAAAAGAAGTGCTTAATGAAGCGTACTCAGGTTCCCGATACGCAGCTACTTCCATTTATTTCGTGCTTCATCCAGAAGAATTTTCAGAATGGCATACGGTATTATCGGATGAACTTTGGCTCTGGCATTCAGGTAGTCCACTGTTGCTAACACTTGGAGGTACCAAAGAACAGCCTGAGTCAACAAAAGAAATCATTCTTGGACCAGATGTCATCAATGGTCAGTTTCCACAAGCCTTAGTACCGGCCAATGTTTGGCAGACGGCAAAACCACTAGGAACCGAGCCTGTATTTGTCTCCTGTGTTGTGGCGCCGGGGTTTCATTATGACGATTTTAAGTTAATTAATAAATAA
- a CDS encoding helix-turn-helix transcriptional regulator, with the protein MKEFSPNSSLGEFLRARRERLTPEDVGLPSYGRRRTPGLRREEVAQLAHIGISWYTSLEQGREVNPSEEVLNSLAGALRLSVDECRHLHMLAMPTKPEEEEDQEVSTGLVQTVRALEPNPAFILGKGWDLLMWNQAAELVFRLPTFSKELHQRPNWLRRFLTDSSLQTNNLDWEAKAKVMIARFRADYPLFANDRKLKGLIEEFMELSELFRSFWPKYDVETVTECHKRWNDPFIGEMEFEHVTLQPPTNPELKIMIYTASPSTSERLKTLLTTWRTTRDK; encoded by the coding sequence ATGAAAGAGTTTTCTCCCAACTCATCGTTGGGTGAATTTTTGCGGGCACGCAGAGAGCGTCTAACTCCAGAGGATGTTGGGTTGCCGTCTTATGGCAGGCGTCGAACGCCAGGTCTTCGGCGAGAAGAGGTGGCTCAACTTGCTCATATTGGTATTTCATGGTACACCTCATTGGAGCAGGGAAGAGAAGTAAATCCATCAGAGGAAGTACTGAATAGCTTGGCGGGGGCGTTACGATTATCCGTTGATGAGTGCCGCCATCTCCATATGCTTGCAATGCCAACAAAACCGGAGGAAGAAGAGGATCAAGAAGTGAGTACTGGATTGGTGCAAACAGTGAGGGCTCTTGAACCTAATCCTGCTTTCATTTTAGGAAAAGGCTGGGATTTATTAATGTGGAATCAAGCCGCAGAGCTTGTATTTCGACTACCAACATTTTCAAAGGAATTACATCAGCGCCCTAATTGGTTGAGACGTTTTCTGACGGATTCGTCACTACAAACGAATAATTTGGATTGGGAAGCTAAAGCAAAAGTAATGATTGCGCGTTTTCGTGCGGATTACCCGCTTTTCGCAAATGACCGAAAGCTTAAGGGTTTAATTGAGGAGTTTATGGAATTAAGCGAATTGTTTCGTTCTTTTTGGCCAAAATATGATGTTGAGACCGTCACTGAATGCCACAAACGATGGAATGATCCCTTTATCGGGGAGATGGAATTTGAACATGTGACCTTACAGCCACCGACCAATCCAGAACTTAAAATAATGATTTACACGGCATCTCCGTCTACGTCAGAGCGATTGAAAACGTTATTAACTACTTGGCGTACTACGAGGGACAAATAA